The DNA region CAACAACGGTATCAGTCTATATTCCACTCAAACCAAGCAATGGCACTCATTTCTTAGCGTATTCGATAATGAAAATATAACCAAGAATCATGTTTTCATATCTTTATGCGAAGTGTCACCCGGCATCATTTGGGCTGGCGGATACAGTTCGGGAATTTACCAAATCAACAAAAAGCAGATGAAGGCGGAATTCTTCACTCCTTCTACATTTGGGGATTGCGATATCCGTCCGGATAAATACATACGCTCTATTATGAAAGCTTCTGATGGCAGCATCTGGTCCGGTGGCTATTATAATTTAAAGCAAATAGACTTTGCACGCAAAAACATACGAGCTTATCCTGGACTGAACGGCATCACGGATATAAAGGAAAAGGATGATCAACACATGTGGATAGGTACAGCCACAGGATTATATCTTCTAAATAAGGAAACCGGTAAGTTTCAAAATATCTCGATGCCGATAGAGTCTTTCTATATCAACGCACTTTATCAGACACCAGATAGCTTGCTATATATAGGAACCAGCAACTCAGGATTACTTATTTATAATTATCAGAAAAACTCATTCGAACATTTTCACAAAGATAACTGTCCGTTGATTTCCAACAACATATATACCATTCTTCCGGACGGGAATAAAAGTGTCCTGCTAAGTACAGAAAATAGTCTGACAAGTTATTACCCGGAGGGGAAAATCTTCCATAACTGGACCAAAGAACAAGGATTGAAAAGCGATCATTTCAATGCAACCTCAGGTACTCTAAGGAAGAACGGGAATTTTATCCTTGGAAGTACAGACGGAGCAATAGAGTTCCACAAAGATATGATGATTCCACGCAATTATGAGTTCAAAATGATATTCAGCGATTTGCGCGTATTCTATCAAACCGTTTACCCCGGCGATGAGGGTTCACCATTGGAAGTGGACATAGATGAAACTCAAGTGTTAAAGCTGAAATACAATCAGAACATATTCTCTCTACGGATATCTTCTATCAACTACGATTATCCGTCATTGGTTCTGTATTCCTGGAAACTGGAAGGTTTCTATGACGGATGGAGCCGTCCTGAGAAAGAGTGCATGATCCGGTTCACAAATCTGAGTCCCGGAAAATATACATTACGGGTACGTGCCATCTCCAGTGAAGACCGGCGAATCGTTCTTGAAGAGCGTGACATGGAAATCATGATAGAACAGCCTTTATGGCTCAGTATATGGGCATTAATACTTTATGCCGCCGTGGTAGCCGCGATCGCCATTATCACATTGCGTGTCATTATCCTGCGCAAACAGCGTAAGGCTTCGGATGAGAAAATACGTTTCTTCATCAATACAGCGCATGATATTCGTACTCCGTTGACACTGATCAAAGCGCCACTGGAAGAACTCAGTGAAAAGGAAAATCTGACACCGAGCGGACGAAGCAATATGAATACTGCCATACGAAATGTGAATGCCCTGTTGCGACTGACAACCAATCTTATTAACTTCGAACGTGCAGACACTTATTCCAGTGCCCTATATGTATCCGAATATGAGTTGAGCACCTACATGGAGGAAATGATCAATGCTTTCCGGGCTTATGCCGACGTAAAGCGTATCAGCCTGACTTATGAGAGTAATTTCCGCTACATGAATACCTGGCTTGACAAGGATAAGATGGATTCGATTCTGAAAAATCTGATATCCAATGCCTTGAAATATACACCGGAAGGTGGAAGCGTACATATCTATACAGCAGAAACAGAAGACTATTGGAGTGTGGAAGTAAAGGATACGGGTATCGGTATTCCGTCCTCTGAACAGAAAAAGCTCTTTAAAATACACTTCCGGGGTAGTAATGCCATCAACTCGAAAGTAACGGGTAGTGGTATTGGACTGTTACTGGTATGGAAACTTGTTCACCTGCATAAAGGCAAAATCAACTTTACAAGTACGGAAGGAAAAGGCTCCTGTATTAAAGTCACATTCCCAAAAGGTGAAAAACCTTATCGAAAAGCTATTCACAGTCCGAAACCGGGAAGTGAGAAAGTTGCTTATGCTGAATCGGGAGTGCCTAAGAATGTTATACCAAACATTGCTTATGATGCAACTAAACAGAAACAACAGCAAAAC from Bacteroides sp. MSB163 includes:
- a CDS encoding hybrid sensor histidine kinase/response regulator transcription factor — encoded protein: MRKFIIFFLLTYISSFCIAQTYKYLGVEDGLSNRRVYAIQKGPKGYMWFLTHNGIDRYDGKNFKQYRLIDSEIEVNSMLNLSWLYVGVDGTLWEIGKKGRVFRYDAKHDRFQLVYKLPDEVVKGNPTPVSYGFIDSNNIVWLCNEEALYLYDTNTEKTIVIKNDIGESITAVEQIDSEHYFIGTDVGIHHAELKDYVLNLSPCHWLDNLKIQVNELYFHKTSRKLFIGTFQKGIYLYDMNIHQTIELNVGLKDVSITRIKAFNDKEILIATDGAGIYKMNVDTYKCEPYIVADYNSYNAMNGNSIYDFYVDGDRIWMANYPIGITVRNNQYSSYLWIKHSIGNRQSLVNDQVNSIIEDQDGDLWFATNNGISLYSTQTKQWHSFLSVFDNENITKNHVFISLCEVSPGIIWAGGYSSGIYQINKKQMKAEFFTPSTFGDCDIRPDKYIRSIMKASDGSIWSGGYYNLKQIDFARKNIRAYPGLNGITDIKEKDDQHMWIGTATGLYLLNKETGKFQNISMPIESFYINALYQTPDSLLYIGTSNSGLLIYNYQKNSFEHFHKDNCPLISNNIYTILPDGNKSVLLSTENSLTSYYPEGKIFHNWTKEQGLKSDHFNATSGTLRKNGNFILGSTDGAIEFHKDMMIPRNYEFKMIFSDLRVFYQTVYPGDEGSPLEVDIDETQVLKLKYNQNIFSLRISSINYDYPSLVLYSWKLEGFYDGWSRPEKECMIRFTNLSPGKYTLRVRAISSEDRRIVLEERDMEIMIEQPLWLSIWALILYAAVVAAIAIITLRVIILRKQRKASDEKIRFFINTAHDIRTPLTLIKAPLEELSEKENLTPSGRSNMNTAIRNVNALLRLTTNLINFERADTYSSALYVSEYELSTYMEEMINAFRAYADVKRISLTYESNFRYMNTWLDKDKMDSILKNLISNALKYTPEGGSVHIYTAETEDYWSVEVKDTGIGIPSSEQKKLFKIHFRGSNAINSKVTGSGIGLLLVWKLVHLHKGKINFTSTEGKGSCIKVTFPKGEKPYRKAIHSPKPGSEKVAYAESGVPKNVIPNIAYDATKQKQQQNSDLPKILIVEDNDELREYLRNTLSDDYNIQVCSDGKQALEVVKEYMPNMIISDIMMPEMRGDELCHVLKNDIETSHIPIILLTALNNDRNIIEGLKTGADEYIVKPFNIGILRATISNILTNRSLLRHKYANLELNDDEDATTCTNCSTDLDWKFISSVKKHVEENMDNGALNVEMLCSLLNMSRTSFYNKIKALTDQAPADYIRLIRLKRAAQLLKEQKYSITEVAEMTGFSDAKYFREVFKKHFSVSPSQYAKQKEEEEEG